The Hippoglossus hippoglossus isolate fHipHip1 chromosome 10, fHipHip1.pri, whole genome shotgun sequence DNA segment CCGTGGACCTCGACCCTTCTTCCTTCTCCATGCCTCTGGctggggaggatgaggagggagaacTGCCTGCTGACTTCGAGCGTCTGTGGAAGGCCACCCAAGACAATCCTCATGACTTCACCAGCTGGACTGACCTGCTGCAATACTGTGAGCAAGAGGTATGttgagagacagaggaaaaccAATGGTGTTGAGCTTAAGAAACCTTTTGTGTATATACCTCAGTAGTGATGCATTAGTGCCACTGTGAGGCCACAAAACATGTTTGGTCAGGAAGCCTGCTTTAGCCTCATGACATTTATCCATACATTTTCTCTCACCTGTTCAGAGTCACATGACAGCGTCACGCAGAGCGCTGGTGGCCTTCCTCGCTAGCTACCCGCTCTGTTACGGCTACTGGAAGAAATACACTGATCTGGAGCGCCGTGCAGGCTACAACAGCAAAGCAGAGGAGGTAAAACAGCAGTGAGGGTGTTAATGAAGTGAAataaagaagtgtttttttacagtttcttatGTGTCCATGTTCATGGCTGTGGTATGTGTGTTAGGTGTGTATTCAGGGTCTTCAGGCAATCCCTCTGAGTGTAGATCTGTGGATCCACTACATCAATCTGTTGCTGGGAACACTGGACATGAACCTGACCGAGTCACCAATGCGGATTCGCAGGTAGACAAACGCACACGTATGAATTAAAGTcatatttgtaatttttgttttCACCAGGATTGGTGAGATTTTGATCTCATACAAGAGgtatcactgtttgtttaaCACAGGTCATGTAGATTACGTCTCCAGTGCTGAGCTCAGCTTTTGCCTTAGCTAAATAGTTTTCAATTTAACTTCTATGGAATTGATAGCAGATAAACTACATTAATTTTACTAAGCTATTCTTTGCTAACTTTTAAAGTAAACTCTATCTATATAATCTGCTGTTTGATTTGCCTCTGATCCTCCACACttggagacaaacagaaagttgttttcgtgttttaatggttttctgGTCTCGGCCCTCAGTGTTTTTGAGGATGCGGTTGTGGCAGCAGGTCTGGACTTCCACTCAGACCGGCTTTGGGATCTGTATGTTGAGTGGGAGAAGGAGCAGGGGAACATGAAGAACGCAACAGCCATCCTGGACAGAGTCCTCAAAGTCCCCACCCAGCTCTACAACACGCACTACGACAagtgagaccacacacacatacacagaccaAATAGTACCCAGCCAGAATTTCTTATTATACATTCAGCAGTAGTTTCTTTATTAATAGATACAATAAATCAACACTGTTGTAATCTTTTGAATGTTCTTCCACATTGAGTTTCATCTCCTTTATTAGTCTTTTCTTCTCTCATGACTTTCATTTTGTgtcctgctctgtcctcctcacTCCCTTTAGGTTCAAGGAGCACCTGAACAGCCTTGAGCCCAAAGAGGTGCTTTCCCCGGAGGAGTACGATGAGCTGAGGACGTTGTGCCGTCAGAGTCAGAAGGCTGAGCGCGCTGAGCAAGCCCAGGAGGATGAGGCGGAGAGGCCGCCGGGGGAGGAAGAGCCGGCCACACCTGAGGGCACAGACACAGTGAGTAACTATCTGATTAGTTTTCACTCAACCCTGAGAAGAGTTTAGTTAGTTTAACCATAAAATAAAGTAGTTCGATATAAATTCttcttataatttttttttttgtccctgtgTTTAGGAGGAACTGATACAGAAGATCAGGGAACAAGTGCTGGTTCGCAGGGACAAAGTGTACCAGGACAACGAAGGAGAAGTTCGTCAAAGATGGCACTTTGAAGATGCTGTGAGTTGTGTTTTTCCAATGAACCTCCAGTtctttattgtatattttaatctttttgtgCTTATACtccctttattttcttttaaagtatTTGAGTTCACCCACATTAATTAAATTGCACTCCTCCCACCCACTTGGTGCTTCATCAAAAACACATCTGATTTtgcctccatttctctctctccatcgtGCAGATCAAGCGGCCGTACTTCCACGTCAAGTCACTTGACCGTCATCAGCTGCGAGCCTGGCACTCATACCTGGACTGGGAGATCGCTCAGCTGAACAAGGACACCAAAGACCCTGATCAAGGTGAATAAAAGCATGATGATGTCTTCGTAGTTTCGTGAACTTGTGTCAACATCTGGAAGCATTTGCAGTTTTGACACCACTTTCTTCTACTAGATCCAAGTCAGGCAGCCAcagaggggtcagaggtcactgttCAGCCCCATGAAGTGtcagaggaagctgcagtcGCCCACGATGACCACAGGGTTCGCATCCTGTCTGAGCGATGTCTGATCGCTTGTGCTCTGTATGAGGAGTTCTGGATGAGGGTAAGAAAAAAGTGTGTTTAAGAAACGCACGCACATGTAGAGAAATATTCCTAAAATCACATATTATCCTTTATTGTTGATTAATGTCTTTTGTGCATGTGCTTGATAACTtaaaaaggtgtgtgtgagagatctGCTTAacgtg contains these protein-coding regions:
- the si:ch211-114c17.1 gene encoding pre-mRNA-processing factor 39, translated to MDDVSKTFFIMAAEGGEELSGNGELEESPAMEASEDPASPLFEMAEMSEENGSATVAPEAPVDLDPSSFSMPLAGEDEEGELPADFERLWKATQDNPHDFTSWTDLLQYCEQESHMTASRRALVAFLASYPLCYGYWKKYTDLERRAGYNSKAEEVCIQGLQAIPLSVDLWIHYINLLLGTLDMNLTESPMRIRSVFEDAVVAAGLDFHSDRLWDLYVEWEKEQGNMKNATAILDRVLKVPTQLYNTHYDKFKEHLNSLEPKEVLSPEEYDELRTLCRQSQKAERAEQAQEDEAERPPGEEEPATPEGTDTEELIQKIREQVLVRRDKVYQDNEGEVRQRWHFEDAIKRPYFHVKSLDRHQLRAWHSYLDWEIAQLNKDTKDPDQDPSQAATEGSEVTVQPHEVSEEAAVAHDDHRVRILSERCLIACALYEEFWMRYIQYLEPQSVDEARAVFKRASEVHLTHKPNIHMQWATFEERHGDLTEARRVLEALEKNLPGLAVVCLRRAALERRAGNLEKSEALLQEAVAGSKEKPTLHAFYSIKLARLLLKLGRNPSKARRVLQEALEISPDNDKLHLNLLELEVSGDPWASAEAVQECVTRALAAPLTSHTKILFSQRGLQFAEDYSNSIESVLSVFEEHQKLVKELGGTKRGAENGDEDSEKLEKSEDDSAVSVSTQVPPTVPHVPITTPPPPVMGTDMSAQAGYGGYGNWYQQSQYGNYGYQNTWNYNQGFYPPS